In Haliotis asinina isolate JCU_RB_2024 chromosome 16, JCU_Hal_asi_v2, whole genome shotgun sequence, the following are encoded in one genomic region:
- the LOC137268445 gene encoding uncharacterized protein, with protein sequence MLRLTILVLVSFGIGVLHGQDCSLQLVPQVPIIQVARGENVTILCDASCYGRQSVSQFAWYDRHNQPIGMSGRVFSVQYRRGMFARLILLNIDFSDTGRYTCAGHADVDVVQKYINISVIENDFEVVEYIDDGPRRGDVRVDEPFLPRRRSERDVRKRRASGDADSTTMPTTDGTAAMTTQVGEGSGTMPDVSTNTKDMADDPAGGEPSTSGLTTATDQSPSEITTTPFSTSSSSGNTQDHSTDDNTVPVTGRSSTGSLSPSPNSSSETTTGQIQDITSSLSSTAGGRLPASKTTILSTSTNKPSTKSPCCTGTHTRDKTAFGKYGVLAFALALSVAILLLYTLILLNVIIPRFCRNRQSVSFREAPDNKHKQNGPSRIDVVAMKPLETEPRPNSPDDGFTTVDLDDKTDPKPNSSTPEDKAADTPASPNSDPGSPSKFVSTFLIGRKPSESSPLGVYLHEGRPGDTVQVISESDDNKKTSDPKPEQNTTGETKAEDEKDMGGQSAKEDVDTSTDVDTSTDTKDTSASSSDLGDLPSAGPKT encoded by the exons GTGTGCTTCATGGTCAGGACTGCAGCCTTCAGCTGGTACCACAAGTACCCATCATCCAGGTCGCCAGGGGAGAGAATGTCACTATCTTATGTGATGCAAGCTGCTATGGCcgacagtcagtcagtcagttcgCTTGGTATGACCGACATAACCAACCAATCGGGATGTCTGGAAG GGTATTTTCTGTACAGTATAGGCGTGGGATGTTTGCCCGTCTGATCCTGCTCAACATTGACTTCAGTGATACGGGGCGGTACACATGTGCAGGGCACGCTGACGTTGATGTGGTGCAGAAATATATCAACATCAGCGTGATAG AGAACGACTTCGAAGTTGTTGAATACATTGACGATGGACCTCGAAGGGGAGACGTGCGTGTTGATGAACCGTTCTTGCCTAGACGTCGGTCTGAAAGAGATGTTAGAAAAAGACGAGCATCAGGGGATGCAGACAGCACGACAATGCCCACTACAGACGGCACTGCAGCGATGACAACACAGGTAGGTGAGGGATCCGGAACTATGCCTGACGTCTCTACTAATACAAAGGACATGGCTGACGATCCAGCAGGAGGGGAGCCATCCACGAGTGGGTTAACAACAGCGACAGACCAATCACCTAGTGAAATTACCACAACTCCATTTTCAACCAGCAGTTCCTCAGGGAACACCCAAGACCACTCAACGGATGATAATACAGTACCAGTGACAGGGCGGTCATCAACTGGGTCATTATCTCCCTCACCTAACAGTTCCTCAGAAACCACCACTGGGCAAATTCAGGATATTACTAGTTCTTTATCATCAACAGCGGGAGGCAGACTACCAGCCAGTAAAACAACTATCCTGAGCACTTCAACAAATAAACCATCTACAAAGTCGCCATGCTGTACGGGCACACACACAAGGGATAAAACAGCCTTTGGGAAATACGGAGTTTTAGCATTTGCTCTGGCTCTAAGTGTAGCAATTCTTCTTTTGTACACACTCATCCTCCTGAATGTGATCATTCCACGATTCTGCAGAAACAGGCAGTCGGTCAGTTTCAGGGAAGCGCCAgacaacaaacataaacaaaatggtCCCTCTAGAATAGATGTTGTTGCCATGAAACCTTTGGAGACTGAACCCAGGCCAAACAGTCCGGACGATGGATTTACGACAGTGGATTTGGATGACAAAACTGATCCCAAACCTAATTCAAGTACGCCAGAAGACAAAGCAGCAGACACTCCAGCATCACCAAATTCTGATCCAGGGAGTCCATCCAA GTTCGTGAGTACATTCCTGATTGGCCGGAAGCCTTCAGAAAGCAGCCCTCTTGGGGTGTATCTGCATGAAGGCAGGCCCGGGGACACAGTGCAGGTGATATCAGAGTCTGACGACAATAAGAAGACCTCAGATCCCAAGCCAGAACAGAACACAACTGGAGAAACAAAAGCTGAAGATGAAAAGGACATGGGAGGCCAGTCTGCCAAGGAAGATGTGGATACCAGTACTGATGTTGATACCAGCACTGACACGAAAGACACATCAGCCAGCAGCTCTGACCTGGGAGACTTGCCTTCAGCAGGGCCAAAGACCTGA